The genomic stretch TTACGTGGGGTCAGCGCACTCCCTCGCTGACGCAACCCGTCGAAGGACCCACGTAACATGAACAACGCACTGACGAAGATTGCCACCGCTCAGGCCGCAACTGGAGGGCGCTATCCGCGCTTCGGTCGCTACCTTCTTGAAGTCGAGGTCATCCGCACGAAGGAGGGCTTCAAGGGCGACTCGGCCATCGCCGAGCTGAAGGTTCGCGAGTCCGAACCCCTCGCGGGTGGCGAGTCTCCGAGCCGACCGGGCGAGACGGTCGACTACGTCGAGAACCTCAGTGACCAGAAGAAGGGCGGCGGCGGGCGCTTCAAGTCCTTCCTGATGACGCTGGTAGGAGCCGACGAGCACGAGTTCGCCAATCCGGCCGCCCTGAAGAAGTTCTTCGACGAGAGGCAGGCGGGCACGCACCTCCTGATTCGCTGCGAGGTCTTCCCGAAGCAGCTCCCCGCGAAGGAAGGCCACGCCGGGAAGGTCATCAGCGGCTATCGCTGGTCGCACGTCGAGCTGAACGACGAGCAGCTCGCCCAGGTCGAGCACGCGCGCAAGGCGAGCAAGCTCCCCGTGCTCACCGACGCCCTCGCCTGACACCGGGCGGCGACTGACGGCGCTCTTCCGTCGGCGGATGGCCCACGACACGGGCCGCTTCCCCATTGCCAAAGGCGTCCTTCGTGAGTGTCTGGTCCTTCGACACGGAAACGTGGCTGATTCAGCCCGGCTTGCTCGCGCCCCCTCTCGTGTGCGGCAGCATCGCGGCGGCAGCTCCAGGCAGCGAACGACTGCTGGACAAGGCCCAAGCCCGGCAGTTCTTCCGCGAGGCCATAGCCGCGTCTGACACGCACCTTGTCGGCGCAAACCTCGCCTACGACCTGGGCGTCATGGCGGCGGATGACCGAAGCCTCGTGGCCCCCATCTTCGCGGCGCTCGAAGCAGGTCGCCTGCATTGTGTCCAGATTCGCGAAGCCCTCATCGACATCGCGCGGGGCCTTTACGGCGTGGACCCGTCGACGGGCCGGAAGCTCGACGATGACGAAGGCGCCCGTTACCCGCTCGCGCTTCTCGTGCAGCGCCATCTCGGGCTCGACATCAGCGAGGACAAAAAGAATCCGAAGGCATGGCGCCTGCGCTACGCGGAACTCGACGGCGTCCCTGTCGAGCGCTGGCCGACGGGAGCCGCTGCGTACCCGAAGCGCGATGCCCGCTACACGCTCGACGTCTTCTTCCGGCAGGAAGCCGTAGCCCGGGAGACGCCTAACGGCGGCAACCTACATGCCGAAGCCGAGCAGATGCGCGCCGCCTTCGCGCTCCACCTCGCTTCCATCTGGGGACTCCGAACGAACGGTGACTCGGTAGCCGTGCTGCGGGAGCGGGTGGAACGGGAATGGGGAGAGAACCGGGCCAAGTTCCAGGCGGCAGGCATCTACCGGGCCGACGGCTCGAAGGACTCGAAGCGCCTCGCGGCGCTCGTGACTGCCGCCTATGACGGGCAACCGCCCATTACCGCGCCCAGCGACCGATTCCCCGACGGCCAGGTCGCGACCGACCGCGACACGCTGCTCGGTTCGGGCGACGCGTTGCTTGAGAACTTGGGCAAGGGCGGACGCGTCGACAAGTACAAGTCGACCTACCTGGACGTCGTCGAAGCGGGCACCTCGCTCCCCATCAATCCGCGCTTCAACGTGCTCGTCAGCACCACGCGCGTTTCGAGCGACTACCAGCAGCTCCCCCAGAAGGGCGGCATTCGGGAGGTCCACGAGGCCCGTCCCGGCTTCGTCTACTGCTCGGTCGACTACGGCGGGCTTGAGCTTCGCACCATGGCT from Myxococcus xanthus encodes the following:
- a CDS encoding DNA polymerase I, whose amino-acid sequence is MCGSIAAAAPGSERLLDKAQARQFFREAIAASDTHLVGANLAYDLGVMAADDRSLVAPIFAALEAGRLHCVQIREALIDIARGLYGVDPSTGRKLDDDEGARYPLALLVQRHLGLDISEDKKNPKAWRLRYAELDGVPVERWPTGAAAYPKRDARYTLDVFFRQEAVARETPNGGNLHAEAEQMRAAFALHLASIWGLRTNGDSVAVLRERVEREWGENRAKFQAAGIYRADGSKDSKRLAALVTAAYDGQPPITAPSDRFPDGQVATDRDTLLGSGDALLENLGKGGRVDKYKSTYLDVVEAGTSLPINPRFNVLVSTTRVSSDYQQLPQKGGIREVHEARPGFVYCSVDYGGLELRTMAQRAIWELGFSKMAEALNSGLDVHTLAAAEFLGASYDELLPKVKAKEPLAVAFRQLAKILNFGKGGGMTGGSLVYNARAKDRVSFCLLAKRADVCGVERVVITVQRKPKMVCRACVEVARELDTKWLNAWPEQRELQHRAKSRTYGGGVADVMIPGANILRGGCGYTQILNTPFQGLGAVGCKLAMWRVSREMYVDRRSPLYGSRLVLMVHDELISELLADDAQRMHDAAERKAFLMREAMKETTPDLAPAVEAEPALSRIMSKDVATVRDSSGRLLVWEPLSKRAA